The sequence CGGGCCAGGTGCCGCAGTATTATGTGGAGGACAGCCATCCGGCGATAATTGATAAAGAGATGTGGGAAGCAGTACAGCTGGAAATGGAGCGCAGGCGGAATTTCGCGCTAGAGTACGGCATTCAAAAGCTTGAGTATGCGACAACCGATAAACCCTTTGCCGGCAGAGTCATCTGCGGCTCGTGTGGTAAGGTCTTTGGCAGAAAGGTTTGGAACTCCACTGATGAGAGGTTAAGACGGTTTATTTGGCGATGTAACGGCAAATATCCGGCGAAGGGCGAAAAAGGCTGTGACAGCAGGCATATTGACGATGGAGTTTTGTATCAGGCGTTTGTTGAAGTGTTTAACACGCTGGTCGAAAACAAGGATTATTTTATCGGCAAGTGGCAAGAAAGGCTGGAAAGCGATAACGTGCTGGTGAGGTATAAGGCGAAGCAGTTTATTGGGATATTCGAGGGAGCGAATAAGATTAGGGAGTTTGATGTGGATTTGTACTTTGCTTTGGTTGAAAAGGTAACGGTGCATGATGGTAAAAGGATTGTTGTGAGTTTATTTGGATGGTACAGATATTGAGTGTGAATTTGAACGAGAAGACCGGTTGAAGTGATGAAAGTTGTCACTTTGGCCGGTCTTTTTTGGTTATAAAATGGTTAATTTTAGGAGAAAATGAAGGATTTTTGGGGATAACGGAGAAGTTGATTTTTTAAAATACTGATTTTTGTGATGAATTACCTACTTGGGGGGTTAATGACTGTTTATAGTAGAAATCTT is a genomic window of Thermosinus carboxydivorans Nor1 containing:
- a CDS encoding recombinase family protein — its product is MYKEFLDGKGANRIAKDLEREGVPNWHGKPKWYEGSIRKMLTNEKYKGDALLQKTYTIDFLSKKRAENTGQVPQYYVEDSHPAIIDKEMWEAVQLEMERRRNFALEYGIQKLEYATTDKPFAGRVICGSCGKVFGRKVWNSTDERLRRFIWRCNGKYPAKGEKGCDSRHIDDGVLYQAFVEVFNTLVENKDYFIGKWQERLESDNVLVRYKAKQFIGIFEGANKIREFDVDLYFALVEKVTVHDGKRIVVSLFGWYRY